The following are encoded together in the Argopecten irradians isolate NY chromosome 5, Ai_NY, whole genome shotgun sequence genome:
- the LOC138323106 gene encoding alpha-2-macroglobulin receptor-associated protein-like, with amino-acid sequence MKVGGVCLIFLFLFIDRSDAGKYSEDVNKPLTESKKPFRMNKVNMIWEKAQKRLNGPRLADLYADLTIQDKVERELKKLRAEDRDKDGMKEAEVRQRLLDIMHRYGLQEVISIPPSPVQFNEIPQEFHDKKLQKMWKKAELSGFTDEELKQLKEEFWHQQNKLDEFNSLKEEGLTFDDITDNTLDRFHDGDLKKKSRIERQMELKRRNKDLNEKYRHLHQRLDTPGEEETDFTDHRVYELWALAKKANMSEEELAEFKTELVHFQRRISKHDYYQDQLSITVDQLKDQHKEGEFPEKHAVFKQRADDMEKTVRKYHAHLKDTVEKAINKRHTEL; translated from the exons ATGAAAGTAGGAGGCGTGTGCTTGATATTTCTGTTTCTATTTATCGACCGATCTGACGCTGGGAAATACTCAGAGGATGTCAACAAACCTTTAACTGAATCTAAAAAGCCTTTTCGAATGAACAAAGTGAATATGATATGGGAAAAAGCTCAGAAA CGACTAAACGGTCCCCGCTTGGCTGACCTTTATGCTGACCTCACCATACAGGATAAAGTGGAGAGAGAACTTAAGAAACTGAGAGCTGAAGATAGAGACAAAGATGGAATGAAGGAAGCAGAGGTCAGACAAAGACTACTTG ATATCATGCACAGATATGGACTTCAAGAAGTTATTTCTATTCCTCCCAGTCCTGTCCAGTTCAATGAAATTCCACAAGAATTCCACGATAAAAAACTACAAAAGATGTGGAAGAAAGCTGAGCTAAGTGGATTTACTG ATGAAGAATTAAAACAACTGAAAGAAGAATTTTGGCACCAACAAAATAAGCTGGATGAATTTAACAGTTTAAAAGAGGAAGGCCTTACATTTGATG ATATAACAGATAACACCCTGGACCGATTTCATGATGGTGATTTAAAAAAGAAGTCAAGGATAGAAAGACAGATGGAATTAAAAAGGAGGAATAAAGACCTAAATGAGAAATACCGACACCTTCACCAGAGGCTGGATACACCTGGTGAGGAAGAAACAGATTTTACAGACCATAGAGTTTACGAGTTATGGGCTCTTGCTAAAAAAGCTAACATGTCTGAAGAAGAGTTGGCTGAGTTTAAG ACGGAGTTGGTACATTTCCAGCGCCGTATCTCCAAACATGATTATTACCAGGACCAGCTGTCGATTACGGTGGATCAGCTCAAGGATCAGCACAAAGAAGGGGAATTCCCAGAAAAACATGCTGTTTTTAAACAACGAGCAGATGATATGGAGAAAACA GTGCGGAAATATCATGCCCATTTGAAGGACACTGTGGAAAAAGCCATCAACAAAAGGCATACTGAACTATAA
- the LOC138323101 gene encoding FAS-associated death domain protein-like: MAAESSGENPDFRGMLVQLANLLKKEDLEAMKYMCKDKIGRRDLSQISTFYELCDNLESRDMLDNNNVDFLQKLLNHCCSGRKDVLHILENYTNSPKMMSNGSGPTRTPIVQSVPVNGQQQIVYVAVQGLPGHQMSPSSASYSKPTFEYKHIEREINFLTRKLGREWRFFMRTLGVSDYDMADMEQQHPRNMREQIHGCFVIWVQQNRGDVNKKMLIKALMDISVERFDLAASLEDNDYS, translated from the exons ATGGCTGCTGAAAGTAGTGGAGAGAACCCGGACTTCAGAGGAATGTTAGTTCAATTGGCAAATCTGTTGAAAAAGGAGGATCTAGAAGCTATGAAATATATGTGTAAAGATAAAATTGGAAGGAGGGACCTATCACAGATTTCAACCTTTTATGAATTGTGTGACAATCTTGAAAGTCGAGATATGCTTGACAATAACAATGTGGATTTTTTACAGAAACTACTTAATCACTGTTGTTCAGGGAGGAAAGATGTTTTACACATTTTGGAAAATTACACTAATTCCCCAAAAATGATGAGTAATGGATCAG GTCCCACCAGAACACCGATTGTCCAGTCAGTACCAGTTAATGGTCAACAACAGATAGTATATGTGGCTGTCCAAGGTTTACCTGGTCATCAGATGTCACCTAGTAGTGCTAGCTATTCTAAACCAACATTTGAATACAAAC ataTTGAAAGAGAAATAAATTTCCTGACTAGGAAGTTGGGAAGAGAATGGAGGTTCTTCATGCGTACGTTAGGAGTTTCTGACTATGATATGGCTGATATGGAACAGCAGCACCCCCGTAACATGCGGGAACAGATTCATGGCTGTTTTGTTATTTGGGTACAGCAAAATAGAGGTGATGTCAACAAGAAGATGCTGATAAAGGCATTAATGGACATTTCTGTCGAGAGGTTCGATCTGGCTGCTAGCCTGGAGGACAATGACTACTCGTAA